One region of Culex pipiens pallens isolate TS chromosome 2, TS_CPP_V2, whole genome shotgun sequence genomic DNA includes:
- the LOC120430867 gene encoding uncharacterized protein LOC120430867 isoform X2, whose amino-acid sequence MHMHMSFWWGADVGDVFFKGLTVNTTGAMVALCVTLTVLSILYEGMKVHGAKVRARAARERKRSGSCPPPSESATLLSLELPPSGLRPLSRRVCAFLAEATVFLFHNMLGYALMLTVMIYNGYLFVAVVGGMAIGYFLFGHMSMKVNMENVQARQTNVICTARCLQTDSSDQPSASAPSQEFGGDDAGPSTRVTTVAVCH is encoded by the exons ATGCACATGCACATGTCGTTCTGGTGGGGCGCGGACGTCGGCGATGTGTTCTTCAAGGGGCTGACGGTGAACACGACCGGCGCGATGGTGGCGCTCTGCGTCACGCTGACCGTGCTGTCGATCCTGTACGAGGGCATGAAG GTCCACGGCGCCAAGGTGCGCGCCCGCGCGGCCCGCGAGCGCAAACGGTCCGGTTCCTGTCCGCCGCCGAGTGAGTCCGCCACCCTGCTCTCGCTGGAACTCCCCCCGAGCGGACTGCGGCCCCTGTCGCGCCGCGTTTGTGCCTTTCTCGCCGAAGCCACCGTCTTCCTGTTCCACAACATGCTCGGGTACGCCCTCATGCTGACCGTCATGATCTACAACGGGTACCTGTTTGTAGCGGTTGTTGGTGGAATGGCCATCGGCTACTTCCTTTTTGGCCACATGTCCATGAAGGTCAACATGGAGAACGTCCAGGCGCGACAGACGAACGTGATTTGCACGGCCCGCTGCCTCCAGACAG ATTCGTCCGACCAACCTTCAGCGTCCGCTCCCAGTCAGGAATTCGGCGGCGATGACGCCGGACCGTCAACCCGAGTAACCACCGTAGCAGTGTGCCACTGA
- the LOC120430867 gene encoding uncharacterized protein LOC120430867 isoform X1, producing the protein MHMHMSFWWGADVGDVFFKGLTVNTTGAMVALCVTLTVLSILYEGMKVHGAKVRARAARERKRSGSCPPPSESATLLSLELPPSGLRPLSRRVCAFLAEATVFLFHNMLGYALMLTVMIYNGYLFVAVVGGMAIGYFLFGHMSMKVNMENVQARQTNVICTARCLQTAESCAMSHSAPCPSSIRPTNLQRPLPVRNSAAMTPDRQPE; encoded by the exons ATGCACATGCACATGTCGTTCTGGTGGGGCGCGGACGTCGGCGATGTGTTCTTCAAGGGGCTGACGGTGAACACGACCGGCGCGATGGTGGCGCTCTGCGTCACGCTGACCGTGCTGTCGATCCTGTACGAGGGCATGAAG GTCCACGGCGCCAAGGTGCGCGCCCGCGCGGCCCGCGAGCGCAAACGGTCCGGTTCCTGTCCGCCGCCGAGTGAGTCCGCCACCCTGCTCTCGCTGGAACTCCCCCCGAGCGGACTGCGGCCCCTGTCGCGCCGCGTTTGTGCCTTTCTCGCCGAAGCCACCGTCTTCCTGTTCCACAACATGCTCGGGTACGCCCTCATGCTGACCGTCATGATCTACAACGGGTACCTGTTTGTAGCGGTTGTTGGTGGAATGGCCATCGGCTACTTCCTTTTTGGCCACATGTCCATGAAGGTCAACATGGAGAACGTCCAGGCGCGACAGACGAACGTGATTTGCACGGCCCGCTGCCTCCAGACAG CCGAATCCTGTGCAATGAGTCATTCCGCACCCTGTCCCTCCTCT ATTCGTCCGACCAACCTTCAGCGTCCGCTCCCAGTCAGGAATTCGGCGGCGATGACGCCGGACCGTCAACCCGAGTAA
- the LOC120430867 gene encoding uncharacterized protein LOC120430867 isoform X3: protein MHMHMSFWWGADVGDVFFKGLTVNTTGAMVALCVTLTVLSILYEGMKVHGAKVRARAARERKRSGSCPPPSESATLLSLELPPSGLRPLSRRVCAFLAEATVFLFHNMLGYALMLTVMIYNGYLFVAVVGGMAIGYFLFGHMSMKVNMENVQARQTNVICTARCLQTAESCAMSHSAPCPSSRSKPPRSNYQTLCS, encoded by the exons ATGCACATGCACATGTCGTTCTGGTGGGGCGCGGACGTCGGCGATGTGTTCTTCAAGGGGCTGACGGTGAACACGACCGGCGCGATGGTGGCGCTCTGCGTCACGCTGACCGTGCTGTCGATCCTGTACGAGGGCATGAAG GTCCACGGCGCCAAGGTGCGCGCCCGCGCGGCCCGCGAGCGCAAACGGTCCGGTTCCTGTCCGCCGCCGAGTGAGTCCGCCACCCTGCTCTCGCTGGAACTCCCCCCGAGCGGACTGCGGCCCCTGTCGCGCCGCGTTTGTGCCTTTCTCGCCGAAGCCACCGTCTTCCTGTTCCACAACATGCTCGGGTACGCCCTCATGCTGACCGTCATGATCTACAACGGGTACCTGTTTGTAGCGGTTGTTGGTGGAATGGCCATCGGCTACTTCCTTTTTGGCCACATGTCCATGAAGGTCAACATGGAGAACGTCCAGGCGCGACAGACGAACGTGATTTGCACGGCCCGCTGCCTCCAGACAG CCGAATCCTGTGCAATGAGTCATTCCGCACCCTGTCCCTCCTCT CGATCCAAGCCACCCCGAAGCAACTATCAAACCCTCTGCTCCTGA
- the LOC120430865 gene encoding mediator of RNA polymerase II transcription subunit 18, which produces MATSTLTPAVDLLHQALQSNIIPNQEFLLQGSILDSAAEHLLHRLRGLCDNVDTGPETFSDYEMCLSLKVPNEKAPVMTLRVRKAQDVDAPYQLRYIGQPELGDRTRPTLVRSSLDIACSPHVVDFLTEMGFRVDFEYITKGYMFRKGRMKVTVSKIFKVNSAEPISQSYLVELSVLAPTGQDAIAEDMRIFAEQLKPLVQLEKIDYKRFAQMP; this is translated from the exons ATGGCCACCTCCACGTTGACGCCGGCGGTGGACCTGCTACACCAGGCGCTCCAGTCGAACATCATCCCGAACCAGGAATTTCTGCTGCAGGGTTCGATTTTGGACTCGGCCGCCGAGCATTTGCTGCACCG gttgCGTGGACTTTGCGACAATGTGGACACCGGACCGGAAACGTTCTCAGACTATGAGATGTGTCTTAGTTTGAAGGTTCCGAATGAAAAG GCCCCCGTGATGACCCTCCGCGTCCGCAAAGCCCAAGACGTGGACGCTCCCTACCAGCTGCGTTACATCGGCCAACCAGAGCTGGGTGACCGCACCCGTCCCACCCTGGTCCGCAGCAGCCTGGACATTGCCTGTTCGCCGCACGTGGTCGACTTCCTCACCGAGATGGGCTTCCGGGTGGACTTTGAGTACATCACCAAGGGCTACATGTTCCGGAAGGGCCGCATGAAGGTCACCGTGTCCAAGATCTTCAAGGTCAACAGCGCGGAGCCAATTTCGCAGAGTTATCTGGTGGAACTGTCGGTGCTCGCTCCGACCGGACAGGACGCGATCGCCGAGGACATGAGGATCTTTGCGGAACAGCTCAAACCGCTCGTGCAGTTGGAGAAGATCGACTACAAACGGTTTGCCCAAATGCCCTAA
- the LOC120430862 gene encoding uncharacterized protein LOC120430862: protein MCRNYENISIMAHGLHAMIKSEIGCSSSGKPRPGGGSSASGGAAGKMGSRRIFTPQFKLQVLDSYRNDSDCKGNQRATARKYGIHRRQIQKWLQVENNLRSAAANSANGGGGAGSGSGSAMKINLLSNSGNHHPPQFQLHPQLHHHHHHMHHQNLNSIELKVPMDSTRHRVAPNASSNNNNNNGKESSASGACIISPVPHTHTVPTGAAAPPSFSHPHETSSSSASLSVLNGKSAAAVALAASQQVPRPTFSPVSGGEYPDRLHLLDQYYHYARYAIDCPIDLSLPQQFRGGKVEQQALSPCSTASSVYSSRPRSATPPVQEQAQENAAVDLSCRKRKSSEDSSDGASAPKSVKLFKPYLLDEKEEDKEDKDSQIDSPLPKEVGRHDYPPIIWNFHAQQRYYESLYGSEYGSGTPYGYPPSPPYPVTPIPRTPFSTLSPSPPSSSWAPPQASPVSGYDSSTSISSVYSHDGNEDTAGYSYSLELKQQAIDSYYHDVSCRGDFRAVASKFNIQRKYVEKWLAQEDHLGASNSQPPPPPLPQVVVG from the coding sequence atgtgtagaaattacgaaaatatttcaataatggCGCACGGACTTCACGCgatgataaaaagtgaaattggatgcagcagcagcggcaagCCACGTCCCGGAGGTGGCAGCAGCGCCTCGGGAGGGGCCGCCGGAAAGATGGGCTCGCGAAGGATCTTCACGCCACAGTTCAAGCTGCAGGTGCTGGACTCGTACCGGAATGACAGCGACTGCAAGGGCAACCAGAGGGCCACGGCCCGCAAGTACGGCATCCACCGGAGACAGATCCAGAAGTGGCTGCAGGTGGAGAACAACCTGCGGTCGGCGGCGGCCAACAGTGCCAACGGAGGGGGTGGAGCGGGCAGCGGTAGCGGATCTGCAATGAAAATCAATCTACTAAGCAATAGTGGCAATCATCATCCGCCACAGTTCCAGCTTCATCCGCAGCTccatcaccatcaccaccacatGCACCATCAGAATCTGAATTCCATTGAACTAAAAGTGCCTATGGACTCAACCAGACACCGCGTCGCTCCGAACGCCagctccaacaacaacaacaacaacggcaaAGAGAGCAGCGCCAGCGGTGCTTGTATAATATCGCCCGTTCCTCACACTCACACAGTGCCAACGGGAGCGGCAGCGCCGCCATCGTTCTCACATCCACACGAAACTTCGTCGTCGTCAGCAAGTCTATCGGTACTTAACGGCAAGTCCGCGGCGGCGGTGGCGCTGGCAGCGAGCCAGCAAGTGCCGCGGCCAACTTTTTCACCTGTCTCCGGTGGCGAATATCCAGACCGGCTCCACCTGCTCGACCAATACTACCACTACGCCCGATACGCGATCGATTGCCCGATCGATCTTTCGCTGCCGCAGCAGTTCCGCGGTGGCAAAGTGGAGCAGCAAGCCCTGTCGCCCTGCTCGACGGCCTCCTCGGTGTACTCGTCGCGGCCGCGATCTGCCACGCCACCAGTTCAGGAGCAGGCTCAGGAAAACGCCGCCGTTGATCTGTCCTGTCGGAAGCGCAAGTCCAGTGAGGACTCGTCCGACGGAGCTAGTGCGCCCAAGTCGGTCAAGTTGTTCAAGCCGTACCTGCTGGACGAGAAGGAGGAAGACAAGGAGGACAAGGACTCCCAGATCGATTCGCCGCTCCCAAAGGAAGTCGGGAGGCATGACTACCCGCCAATCATCTGGAACTTTCATGCCCAGCAGCGCTACTACGAGAGCCTGTACGGTAGCGAGTACGGCTCCGGAACTCCGTACGGATACCCACCCAGTCCACCGTACCCGGTGACACCGATTCCGCGAACCCCCTTCTCGACCCTGTCCCCTTCCCCGCCGTCCAGCAGCTGGGCACCCCCGCAGGCGTCACCCGTGTCCGGTTACGACAGTTCTACCTCGATCTCGTCCGTGTACAGCCACGATGGCAACGAGGACACCGCCGGCTACAGCTACAGCCTCGAGCTGAAGCAGCAGGCCATCGACAGCTACTACCACGACGTCAGCTGCCGCGGAGACTTCCGGGCCGTCGCCTCCAAGTTCAACATCCAGCGCAAGTACGTCGAGAAGTGGCTCGCGCAAGAGGACCACCTCGGAGCAAGCAACAGCCAACCTCCACCGCCACCGCTACCTCAAGTCGTGGTCGGGTAA
- the LOC120429781 gene encoding uncharacterized protein LOC120429781, with protein MCRNYENISIMAHGLHAMIKSEIGCSSSGKPRPGGGSSASGGAAGKMGSRRIFTPQFKLQVLDSYRNDSDCKGNQRATARKYGIHRRQIQKWLQVENNLRSAAANSANGGGGAGSGSGSAMKINLLSNSGNHHPPQFQLHPQLHHHHHHMHHQNLNSIELKVPMDSTRHRVAPNASSNNNNNNGKESSASGACIISPVPHTHTVPTGAAAPPSFSHPHETSSSSASLSVLNGKSAAAVALAASQQVPRPTFSPVSGGEYPDRLHLLDQYYHYARYAIDCPIDLSLPQQFRGGKVEQQALSPCSTASSVYSSRPRSATPPVQEQAQENAAVDLSCRKRKSSEDSSDGASAPKSVKLFKPYLLDEKEEDKEDKDSQIDSPLPKEVGRHDYPPIIWNFHAQQRYYESLYGSEYGSGTPYGYPPSPPYPVTPIPRTPFSTLSPSPPSSSWAPPQASPVSGYDSSTSISSVYSHDGNEDTAGYSYSLELKQQAIDSYYHDVSCRGDFRAVASKFNIQRKYVEKWLAQEDHLGASNSQPPPPPLPQVVVG; from the coding sequence atgtgtagaaattacgaaaatatttcaataatggCGCACGGACTTCACGCgatgataaaaagtgaaattggatgcagcagcagcggcaagCCACGTCCCGGAGGTGGCAGCAGCGCCTCGGGAGGGGCCGCCGGAAAGATGGGCTCGCGAAGGATCTTCACGCCACAGTTCAAGCTGCAGGTGCTGGACTCGTACCGGAACGACAGCGACTGCAAGGGCAACCAGAGGGCCACGGCCCGCAAGTACGGCATCCACCGGAGACAGATCCAGAAGTGGCTGCAGGTGGAGAACAACCTGCGGTCGGCGGCGGCCAACAGTGCCAACGGAGGGGGTGGAGCGGGCAGCGGTAGCGGATCTGCAATGAAAATCAATCTACTAAGCAATAGTGGCAATCATCATCCGCCACAGTTCCAGCTTCATCCGCAGCtccaccaccatcaccaccacatGCACCATCAGAATCTGAATTCCATTGAACTAAAAGTGCCTATGGACTCAACCAGACACCGCGTCGCTCCGAACGCCagctccaacaacaacaacaacaacggcaaAGAGAGCAGCGCCAGCGGTGCTTGTATAATATCGCCCGTTCCTCACACTCACACAGTGCCAACGGGAGCGGCAGCGCCGCCATCGTTCTCACATCCACACGAAACTTCGTCGTCGTCAGCAAGTCTATCGGTACTTAACGGCAAGTCCGCGGCGGCGGTGGCGCTGGCAGCGAGCCAGCAAGTGCCGCGGCCAACTTTTTCACCTGTCTCCGGTGGCGAATATCCAGACCGGCTCCACCTGCTCGATCAATACTACCACTACGCCCGGTACGCGATCGATTGCCCGATCGATCTTTCGCTGCCGCAGCAGTTCCGCGGTGGCAAAGTGGAACAGCAAGCCCTATCACCCTGCTCGACGGCCTCCTCGGTGTACTCGTCGCGGCCACGATCTGCCACGCCACCAGTTCAGGAGCAGGCTCAGGAAAACGCCGCCGTTGATCTGTCCTGCCGGAAGCGCAAGTCCAGCGAGGACTCGTCCGACGGAGCCAGTGCGCCCAAGTCGGTCAAGTTGTTCAAGCCGTACCTGCTGGACGAAAAGGAGGAAGACAAGGAGGACAAGGACTCCCAGATCGATTCGCCACTCCCAAAGGAAGTCGGGAGGCATGACTACCCGCCAATCATCTGGAACTTTCATGCCCAGCAGCGCTACTACGAGAGCCTGTACGGTAGCGAGTACGGCTCCGGAACCCCGTACGGATACCCACCCAGTCCACCGTACCCGGTGACACCGATCCCGCGAACCCCCTTCTCAACCCTGTCCCCTTCCCCGCCGTCCAGTAGCTGGGCACCCCCGCAGGCGTCACCCGTGTCCGGTTACGACAGTTCTACCTCGATCTCGTCCGTGTACAGCCACGACGGCAACGAGGACACCGCCGGCTACAGCTACAGCCTCGAGCTGAAGCAGCAGGCCATCGACAGCTACTACCACGACGTCAGCTGCCGCGGAGACTTCCGGGCCGTCGCCTCCAAGTTCAACATCCAGCGCAAGTACGTCGAGAAGTGGCTCGCGCAAGAGGACCACCTCGGAGCAAGCAACAGCC